The DNA region GCCTCTACCTGGCTCTCAGCTGCGCTACGGCTCAGCTCAGCAACATCTCATCCTCCCACAGTccatccagctgcagcagggacaGAACCTGTCAGTTGGTGCCCCACGCCGAATGCTGCCACCTGGCTCCCAGACTGCTGTCATGACTGGCGGCCGAGAGGTGTGACTTACTTATCTCATGTTGCTCAATCAAAAACTGTTCTGTTCAGACAGGAGTGCAGTGATGGAAGTGTAATTGTGTAATGTATTGACAATGTGTCTCTTTCATTGTCTTATTATCAGGCCTCTCAGATGGAAATGAAAGGATTCCAGTTCTCTGAGAAGCCCAATCATTCCCCAGGCCTATCTGGAGGGTCCTACAGGTGAGTGCAAATGACTCGCACAAATAGATGTGAACCATTTTGAACACTGCATATGCGTCTTTGCTTAGCAAGATATGGTTTATTGCGAATGCACATATTTCAAAATGgatcattattttcttttcccccctctcctcatCAGGCCTGGGTCAGCCAGCCCTAGCGGGAAGCCCTCTGGTCCTGGGGGGCCCGTCGGCCCTCTGCCTACACATTTTACTCAACAGGTATTTAATATTCTAATATATATGTTCAGATGTGTTTCACAACTGTTGTGATAAATGTGACATGACTGCCCAAGGCTCACTCTCAAAAATTAGATTTAATAACATGATTGGTTAAATGCCTCCACATAAGCATCACCATCATCAACCATCATTATGAACCGCTGGAATACAAAACTAGATTTGTATTTGATGCACTGATATGTGATTAAAGAAACACACTTATGACTGAACTCAAATATTTGGACCAAGTCTGAAAATGCTTTTAAGAAATTCAATACTGGTATGCTAATtctttttgctttcatttatttcctaCCCCGTCATCTACTTTCCcgctcccccctcctcctctctggcgACCAACAGGTCCCACCTGCTCAGGGCAGCATGGTGATGCACATGCGGCCCCCCACCACAGGCCCTTTCCCCAATCCCATCCAGAGACCAGTCATGCAGGTCAATAAGCCTGTCATCATCCGCTCCCCCCCTTATCCCAACCCTGGCCGCGACCCTCCCCACTCTACCCCTCCCTCTGCCCCCGAGCCCCCCATTAAAGGGCCAGAGGATGGCATGAAGGTGAGCCACCCACTGTAAATATAGGTAATTTGATTTAatccattttcttttatctatttGCATTACTACCTAGATGTATTTTTTAGCATGTGCCTTTGACTTTAAGTGTACAGTTATAATAAGCATATCAGAAGTCTTGATAAGATGTTTTTACAGTGCTCTAAGACCATACCTGGGTTAGCATAAATCTGTTCTGTTTATACTAGTAATGTGTTCATATACTAAACTGTACTGTGCTCATGGAAATGTTTCAAAAATGTAGTTAGTGAcaatcatagactgtataaaagaagtagGCGTGGCTGCAGGGCTGagaagtgaagccaatgcagagGTGCATTacacctgcattctttctaatgaccaACAAAAGAAGtcagattgtatggaagtcttcTCACTTGCTTTAACACATCAAACATTTTCCTATTGATTTTATGGTCTTGGTggctagtttcaagtcttcttcactTCTTCATGTTCGTTTTGTCAAtaattttaaagtgaaaaaggCCATAAAGCAAGGTATACTTAGGGGTGGGACTACCATGTGACGAAGCACTCAAAAATGGTCTTCGTGGAatgaatgtcacttctggctcaaaaaccaagatggcaacgcccataaagccaaaccCTTCAAAATGGGCAGTCCACCAACCAATGGGCGCCGTCActgtggctacgtccacttgttgtatacagtctatggtgAAAAGTAGTCAGCAGGTAATCAGCATGATGCTTACGGATAGAAATGGTTTAGGCTTAAAATGGGATCAGAAAGTAGACCTATCATTATTACTTTAGAGTTTGTGGTGTTAGTGGAATATCAACATGGTGTGGTGTCATGGATCACTGTGTGACACTGTTACAAAAACTGAACTAGTATAGTGAACAATAAGTAATTGCCAACACTGAATTTCAGGGAAATGCATGAATTAACTTGATTACAATAGTCAGAAACTGTTGATCGAGAAAATTGTTAAAAgtgatgactttttttctttgaaccCGATAGCTGAGCATCAGACTTGGACTATCCAAACAAGTGTTAATATATTCATGTATGGTTTGCCAGGCCCCGCTGTAGTTCTTAGTAACCCTGCCTTTTCTTTGTGCAGAATAAAACCATGCGGGAAGTGCGCAAGGCGGTGGGAGAAGGCAAGACACCATCCGGGGGCATGACCAGCAAACTCCAGGAGCCCCTACCCTCCACAGGGCAAGCCAAACCAGCACGCACTGGAGCCATCAAACCCCAGGCTGTCAAAGTAGAGGAGGGCAAGGCATAACAATGGACCTTAAAATCCTCATCACCACCCAGCCTGCCAACACAAGCCTCTTGACCAATGTCTGAGCCTTTTAAGACCCACCTTATCCCAAGGCACTGAGACAAGGGGCATGCAGAAATCATCATGAATTACTCCTTGTGAACTGTCAGAACTGGACACTATTATTTCACACCACATATagagatatataaatatatataaatatatacatagacACAAACAGTCTTTTAAGCAGATTTCTTCAAGGTCctctttaatttattattagTCACTTTTAAGGGGAGATTGGTAAACAGAAAagatatttgttttgtgtttctctccaaGGTGGGGAAAAGAAAAGTGGCCAACTCAGACAGATGGTTAGTTTTTCATACCACTTTGCCAAACTGTATTTACTCCCTGTTTATGGACTGTAGCCCTTAAGACCATGCAGACACTTGATACAACTCACTATGAGAAGCAAAgtctgttcatttttttaaaacaaatttgcAATGCAGTGGGGCactttttcattcttcattAACATTTTTGCTGGTAAATAAACTGTTGAAGTCATCATCACCCAGTCGTCCTCTTGGTAAAGGACTTCTTTTGTTAACCCAGAAGAAATTCTTCAATTTTGTGGACATCATTGCATGTCAATATGGCAGAAGTCAAGTGCGTCGCCCCAGAAATGCATCTTCTGGGGTACTTCACCTGGCCCGTGAACTGCGGCGAAACTGCTTAGATTGATAgaaatgatttctttttcttaaaactctctcttttgcttttacATTCAGTTGCTTGCTCTCCTCTGTATCTAAATGGAAACATAAAGGTGGACATTTTACCAAAATCATGTTGCTTCCATGGGAACTTCACTTGCATTGAGACAGCGTGTGCATGTGATCTGCTCAACATGTGTAAACTGGCAGGACTCCTTCATAGAACCTTGCAACATTTCACAAAGACTGTACCTGGACTCAGCATTCATAGTGCTGCCATCGACTGTGTGGATTTTGAACAACCAAGCTGgcaacaactttttttttttttttttggcctcaTTGTGAAGTTACATATTTGGGGGGGGCTGCATTCACAATTGCTGTAAAAGATCCCCCAAAATAGCTGATTGAAATGTTTGCTCTCTTACCGCTTTGTTTGGGTTGTAATTAATCAAATTGTCTGTTTATGAACATGTGATGTAAGTGATGATTTTGACACCCCTCAACCTGggatgttttgctttttatttttttttttcttatgctCTTGAAAGACTTTTCTCTCAAATTCCGTTAAAATCCCACTTGACAGGGCTGTGGGGAAATCTGAAGAAACAGACTCATCACCATTTGATTATTAAGCATCTGCTCTTTGAGGTGGCACTAGCAATAAATGCAGCCTAACTATGATCACAATCAGGGTCcaaataacattattttttttttttctgtttgaagcTAAAGATCACAAATGAGGGGCGTTTAACATCGCTTGTTGgattaaaatacaatttttgcTTAAGCTTTTTTCTGTGAGCACTGCAGTTCCAGTGGACTACGAAGGActtttaaagtgtttgttctatttgaaaatgtgaagctgttggaatcatttacttaattttttttttttttcgtaatGCACACTCATTTTGAACTCAGAATGCCAACGTCATAACTGGTTAAATGTTACTGCTTACCATAACGCTCCAGGACACTACAAAATGTTGCGATTTATCTTTATGACAGTGTTTCACTggtatatatgtatatgcataCTTAACTGTACAGTCGAGCCTTGTCAGCGAGGGGAGGCTTAAACCCACATTTCATTTTGGATATTGTGGCACTATAAAGAATTTAACGTTGAAAAGGTCACTGTGTTCTCAGAATGGACTGCTTTCACTTGTTGATAGGTTTATTGGGCTTGGAGTGTTTTGCCTCTCATCCCTTACTGCAAAAGATCTTGATGCTTCTCATCATTGTACCCGCACCAAAATGTTaccctgacttttttttttgtacttttaagatgcatatttcattttgtcaaagGACCAGTGCTTTCTACAGCTGATCCAGCATTCTATTTATCCTACCTGATCTTTATCCTTTCAGATATTTGGTCATTATTCTcccttgttaaaaaaaaaaaaaaagcttattgaaagaaaagaaataaagcagtTGTGATTTCTTAAATGTACTGTTGATTCTGTATTCTCACTTTGTCATATTAAAATCATGCATCAGATTCTTGTGAAAGCAGAAATTATGGGGAAATGGTTTCAGGCTTGTGTCaagcaacattttttaaaaaacactgactgtttccatgtttttcatacagaaaagaaacaatctGAGAAGGGTCAAATCATTTTGTCACAAATGGACATAACGTCATTTGAAGTTGTCACAATTCAAAACCCTTCTAGACTTCGAAACCACTCTTAAATGCATGCTATGATCTAAGTAACCAGCATCACTGTACAAAagtggcgcaatgactgtggtcactaactggcatgtagatgtcaGTCctattaatcatgacaagtttggaacagattgcATAATGTACACTGcagatacaacaatttcctgtttcatggtggACACGGCGTCGCCATGGTGACAGCTTTTGACGAaacctcaaaagcttcataagtgagcatcatccacgtcttgggaatgtttggaccaaatttgaggtggctgtggttaacctgctgagagagagacgtctgagaataaaacatgcacttcctcccgccactaggtggcgctatgactatggttctaAATTGGCAtctacatgtcttcagagccgaacagtcatcaaacagtgtCCGGCAACGGGATGAAGCCGTCGCCCAAACCAACGTGCacgaaggtgcgagggccctccaacgctgcgTGCAGCTTCCATTTTACAGATTACGTTTATTACCCTcaatgtattttcaaaataaagcttccGTGTTCATAGGAAACGGTATAGTGCATCAAAAGCGCAAACTTCATACACAAGAACGCTGTGAAGAAGGGGACATTTAAAAATTACTAAACTGCCTTTCAAAACAACTTCATGACGTAGTATAACAacaaaattgattttttattacCTTTAAATCGGCGCGGTTTGGTCACTATTTAATCCGTGAGAATTACCGTAATACCATATCTATAACGCACCTGTTAAATTCCAGGGATGTTTGCAGAACAAAGAGGCCTGTCTGGACACGGACGGTCCTCCCCTGCAGGAGGCGGCGTACTGGCCCACAGGACTCATTCTTCCACCTCCGACTATTCTCAGCGTTTCTACCTCATATAAACAAGGTAATTTAACTTCATTGAACTTTCTGTCGCCCTCTCAGTAGTTTTGAGTGGTGTATTGCGCGCGCGAATAACAGTTGAACCTTCCAAAAGTTCCATTAGCTGTTTAGCTTTTTAACcgttttctcctctttattgTTATCGTTTGTAAATGTAGCGTCGTTATGGTAGCATACAAACAATACTTGTTAAAGGTAGTCCTTTAAAAAAATGGGTGTGTTAGGTCAGTTAAATAAAATGGGTCGTCTCGTCTTACCTGGACCGAGCTGACTAGTTTGTGTTTATCTATCAACTAGCGACCAGTTGATGTGTTTTCTGCAATTACCGCGTGATTAGTCACTAACTTGGCGTTACTCGACCGACTAGTTTGATAGTTGACCAGTCGACGGTTATAAAGCAAAAACATGGATAAACATTTATTAGATTAACTGTAATCTGTACTGTTGACGGGGCTTCCTGAGGATTTGACACTGTTTTTGCCCTTAAATGTCACTAAACCTAAACTAAAACTGTTGGGGCAGTTTTTAACACCACCACAATCCCAGTGTTCATGTTAGataaggtggggggggggggggctgaaagATGCTTTCACATGCCCATGAAGTCATCTGATGCTGATCAAGACCGAGTTTATCAGTGATGCAGAAAAGCAGTGATCACCTAATGTTTGACAAAACATTATTCACTCTGTCATATGCAATTATGCTCCGAATCAGATTGAAGCTAAAGTAGAAATACTGAATGCCTTGCGAATGTGTGTCCAAATTAAACATCACATTCAGATTTTGAATACATTCTGATAGGCCTCATGTCACAAGTCGGTATGTTTCAGGTGTCTTTAAATagcaggtgtgtttctgtggtccAGGATGGCAAGGAAAGGCAGCGTCAGACCCGATGAAGGCCTGATGATGATGCAGGAGCTTGATGACCGGCTGAAGGAGCAGATTGACAAACTGGAGCATGTTCGCCTTGCTGCCGTTGAACTGAAAGACAACTTGTCTGGGgtacatcagaatcagaatcagaatcagaattcctttaataatccccagggggaaatagctttttgttacacacagctccaaaagaataagaataaacgtcaaacacaaagtaaaaatataaatatataaagtatgtataaaaaattgtgtataataataataataataataccaccaataacaataatatataacatgtacattcagagtaaggcgttatactatataatactaataatactactaccactactactactaccaacaacaatatataacaacatgtacactcagagtgaggagctgtactatattataataataataataataatgatacaaataataccactactactactactaatatatatatataacaacatgtacactcagagtgaggagttgtatagattaatggccacaggcaggaatgatttcctgtggcgctctgtagtgcatcgtggtacaattagtctggcactgaaagaactcctatatctaaccagcacttcatggagtgggttggacacattgtccaaaatagctcccactttgtgaagcattctcctctctgacaccaccgtcagagagtcgagcttcactcctacaacgtcactggccTTGTGGATCAGTCTATTCAGTCTATTGAcgtcctctaccctcagcctgctgccccagcacaccacagcatagaagataacactggctaccacagactcatagaacatcctgagcatagtcctgcagatgttgaaggacctcaaccgcctcagaaaatagaggcggctctggcccttcctataaagggcatcaggCGGGCAATAGATCTCcatctataatgaaaatatgaGTTTTAAACTCCTTTTCCTTgagctgtctgctgtgttgACTGTATTTTCTTCTAATGCAGAGCAACAATGACCTAAGCCAGTGTGTTGCTGACCACCTGGAATGGTTGAATCACTTGTCAGAGCGAGTGGAGACTCTTCACATGaacacagctgtttttgttcaggTGAGAGACGGATGGAGTTTCTGATGGGCTCTGGGTAATGTGCATGCAAAATCTGGCAGTATgcatcttccttttttttttttttttctaaattagcACTTTTAATATTATATCATGTTATGTCATAATTATGAAAATGCTCCCCACATAATGTTGTGTTCAACGTTGTGCAGCAAACCAGTATTCCATACTGGAATACTACTGTGCCTTGGTGTTGCTATACGTCATTTATTGATCATTTGATTACAAATTTGTGTAAGGATGTGCACCAATTGAATGGTATTAAAACTAGATTTAGATACAGGTTCCACAGACAGTACAACAGGTCCTCAATATTGAGTAAAAATCCAGGAGCCACCATTGGCTCATTGTCACTTCAGTTATTGTGATTTAGTTATGCATATTACCAAAAATCCAGCCTTGTTTGTGGGTTGTGATGCAGGAAAAGACTTTACAGAGTTTTAATAAAAGTTTGATTAAACCCCCAGAGATAGAATCCTGACTGAGAATGACCTGTATATGGATTCTGGCAAGGAGCACCACAGAAGCATAGCACAAAAATAATTCACATTCTCATCTATGTGAGaatttgaaattaaatacaGTTGTCCAAAAGCATTCTGATTTTGTGCCTATTTGATTTGGCtagctgttttcatttgtttgtggcACACTGTGTGGTGCATCTGTCTTTTCTCTAATTTCTGCTTCATCTGTTCCCAGATGAATCCCAAGCCTCGTGCATGGACAGGGAAACAGGGTTCCAAACACGGCTCCCGCTGGGGACGTTTCCACCAGGCCGaggacagccaatcagagttcGGCTGGTCCCCCATCCGCACGCGACGAAACAGCGATGCTGCCTCTGAAATGTCCTGTAACTGGTGACCTGATGCACAGTGGCCAATAAATCCACTGAGGTTGCAATGTAATGCTAAATATTGTCACCTCACCTCCACCAAATTGATTACTGAAAACCAAACTCTTTGCACATTAACGTTTTTTTACTGGTACATTCTCACTAATTATGATGCTAAGTTACATGTTTTGTAATACTCCCTTCTAATTTTCTACACCCTGTGGTGTTGTGTTGTTAAACATGCtagatttttaataaaaagcaTCCTGTCAGTATTTTGTCCTACTTTTAAAATTACACGCATGATGTACGCTCAGGAAAACATTATTATGAGTCTGTGTAGGACTTAagttttttcattattttagccTGGACTTAAAGTTTATGCACTTTGACCTCAAACACAACCAAAGCTCACAACGAACTGCAATTATGTAACAGCTGATTAAGTTGCAGTGGATTTTTCCCTGTCTGATGTAATCTGCTTCGAAATGTGCAATGAGGCGTTGTGGATTGTCACACCGTTCAAAAGCCGTGGATGTGGATGTAGGTCAGTGTGCTCCACCAGCAGAGGGCGGTGCTGAGACTCCGACATGATGTCACTGTTAACCATCctgttttaaataaagcttTGGCAGAACGCGTGGGTGATAATTCTCGAAGGAGCGTTTCAGTAGCGCAGTCCTCTTGGAAGGGATAATTTTGAACACGCTCAGTAGAAACTTATTTTTGTATCTATATTAAACTTTTACGGGTATCGTGTGAAGCCCTGAAGTCATGGCAGAAAGTGACTGGGATACCGTGACTGTCTTGAGGAAGAAGGGGCCGAGTGCTGCCCAGGCCAAATCCAAGCAGGTTAGCATGGACGCCAGTCTTCGtctgtgttgtttatttgttatgaACCACACTGTACGATATGGGAAAGTTGTAAATGAGCTAAAACCAAGTCTCAGATTATCGCGTACACACGGTTAGTATGTTATGTAGAAGTTGAGTGACCTTTCCTGTGTACGGTTACATTGTAGAGCAAACCCCAACCATGTGTCGTGGTTTAGAGTAATAACAGCGCTCAGGACCGTTTGTTTCTTCCAGCAAACCGTCAATAACAGACGGGATGTGACAACTAACTGGCTAAATAGAAGATCTGTTAAAAGAGGACGTGTAAGCTGTGAAGTTTATAACTAAAGAAACTCCGGAGGTAGCTAGTTATCTTAACCAAAGTTCATAACGTAGCGTTAGATAGCCGAATGGCTAACTCCACGTCCAGTCATGCTTATTGAAggaatgttttaaaaatgtcactCTTGTTAAGTTATAGTCTCTTCGGCAAGCCAAACCTCGTCTCTAAATGATTACCAAAGTCCGACCTGTAGTTCAATAACTGCTACTTCACGGTGACCAAAATAGCAaccagttagctagctagctttcGCCAGCTAGCGTTTGCCAGTTAACCTGATAATGAAATCTTGGTTATAGCTAGCTACTCATAACAAAGGCCACCGTTACTCCATAAACACAATTTTATGACTTTATGTGGAATAAAACGTCCTGTCCGTCACCCACGCAGATGTCTGGTCATGCAAGTTGGCAAAACGTGTAGTTAAACACGGAAGACGATGCTTTAGTTGCTCGCTTTGTTAGTCATTAAACGGCGCAGACAAAGTCTAGCTAGCTCTGCTAGCTACTGTTCTAATGTGGCACAGACACAAATGTCAGCCGACAGATTGTGCTCAGGCAGGATCGATCATCTCTTGTTTAACTTATTCGTCATGCTCAGATAAGAAGATTCAGTTGGCTACTTATTAACCACAGGATTTGTTGTTGAGCCTCAAGCTGAATGGTGTTAACACGAGTCTGGTCAAATTGCAATCTACTGTCAATGGATCTGGAGTATGTTTCCAATAGTAAGATTTGTACATGTCCATCTTTTCTCTAGGCTATCACCAGTGCTCAGAGACGCGGGGAGAGCGTTGAGACAACCAAGAAATGTAAATCTATGCTTTCTGTACAGATTTGGTAATGTACAGTTCACTTGCAGAGTGGCCCTATATTGATCTGTTTGAGAGATTCTTCTCTAAATCCGTGCTGATATTCAGCAGCCAAAATCTGACAAGCACTAAGTTAATTTAATAGCCTGTGATTATGCTTCTTTTGTCCACCTCCCTCTGTATGATGCCCCAACATTATTTTTGCTCCACTGCATGTCACACAGGGTCTGCAGGGCAGAACAAACAGCATCTTGTGACAAAGAATACAGCCAAACTGGACCgggagacagaggagctgcACCACGACAGGGTTTCCCTGGAGGTGGGAAAGGTCATTCAGGTGGGCAGACAGGAGAAAGGCCTGACCCAGAAAGACCTGGCCACTGTGAGTAGAAACACTTCTCATATCCTGACATCAACAAGATACAGACCTGTTGGTAAAGGTGCCTTTGTCTGGATTTGTAGAACATGGTTTCCCTTGTACAGAGTAAAAGACGCAGACTATTAAGATCAAGCCAGACAAGCAATCTCGAAACACATGGTCACATATAGTGATAACATAATGAATGTGCAGCTGCAGTCGGCATTACACCACCTAGAGTGTAAAAGCCAAGAAAGTAGGAAGCAGTGTTTGGCCAACAGACTATAAACAGGACTGTAAGATCTGTTCGACCCTCcccttttattattattattaggatACAGACATTAAAAGGCTTTGACAGTATCAGTTGTTACGCACAGTCCTGTGCAAATAACTGGTCATAAAACAATATTGAATCCTAAATGAGAGAACCATAATACGTGTAAATATTATACAGTAAACAAGACACTAAACATTCATTTGTATTGTTTGATGGGGCTAGCTAAGCCACTTCCTTTGCACACCTAAGCGTCATTGGTTTTTGTCGTGGCGTTAATGACAACCATCTAATAACCATACTGATTGTAAGAAAAAGATCAGGTACAGTAACGGCAGTCATTTGACATGTTCCTGGTAGTTTTTCTGCAACAATATGAACAATGCTGCCCTGAGATAAATCCTCAGCTAcgggaagtgtttttttttttatacgcTTGAGCAGTTTTGTTGGCTTTTGGATCATGTGGTTAAAAGACATTCAAGATTATTTGTCTCAAATCTTCTCAATAGAAAATTAATGAGAAGCCTCAAATCATTGCGGACTATGAGTGCGGGAGAGCGATTCCCAACAACCAGGTCATGGGCAAGATAGAGAGAGCAATTGGTAAGAATACCGTCCGCTAAAATTGAATGATCATTTTTATATCTCTGTTGTCGGTTGTAGAGCTCTtagtttcctcctctgtcacgAACAGGGTTGAAACTGCGTGGGAAGGATATTGGCCTACCCGTGGAGGCAAAACCCAAGAAGAAATGAACACAAAGCCTCGAAATCAGCCCCCCCCAGGTCCCATCTTTCCCAGTTATTGAAACCTGAACCCCtctcccacccctcctcccAGATCCcttaaaaaccttcctcttgtcccccccccccaacccatCCCCTTCCTGGGCTGATATCACCTGTGTCCTGCCTGAGGATCTGGTGCTCCAGTTTATTACAAGCTGCATACTGACAAGTCATCTGATACACTCTCTGGACCGCTTAATCAAAAGAATGATCCAATGCATTTTTCAACGTCACATACTCAAACTTCTGTGTATTTCTTCTCACCCACGTCTGCGTAGGCTTTGGCATGATACGTTCAACTTTTTGATAGTGACGCAAAATCATTTAAAAGGTGAATTAGTTTTCATGACCAAAGAAACTAGTTTGACTAACGTTAATTCTGAGCATGATGATAAGCCAAAAGTGCTTGATAGCATCTTTTTCACACACTTAAGACAGTGGGTGAATGTCATTACagtgttgaaatgttttaatgctgtgctttgttttgatctaaaaataaagtttggCAGTTCATGAGTGGGAGTGCATTTATAGACCGGATTTCCTAACGAGACCAGCGACGTCTTACACAAAAAGTAATTAGCCTTCCTAGTTTTTGAACACTGACAAAACGTAAAAGCCTCCACAATGACAAAGGTTCATTTAAAGTTCTGCGGTTTGCAGAAAGTCTGGGAATATAATACATTATCATGGCAAGTCATGGAAAACCAGGAATTTTGTCtaattgggggaaaaaaaaaaatctatttgccaaaccaatatatatatatatattttttgttacaTCAGTAATTTTCACTTAAGTTCTGATTGTTGATGTTACGTTAACCTTTTCTTTACCGTTTCTCCTTGTCAAATAAGTGAAAAACTGAGGCATAGTTGGCAAAGCAAGCAAAGAAAGTGAACATTTAAGGAGCTTTGATAACAAAATCATAATCACATGGACGACGGACCTGAAGAGTCTGAGATCCCTAAGCACACTCAGTGAAAGTACAAAACTAGAAAATGACTACATTTGCAATCAAAACTACATTTGGCTGCTGCACTCTCAGGAGTTAGGACTGAGAATGCTGCACCAACCTGAACTCTGAATGCTGAAGTGAAATTGAACCACTAGGTGTCAGAATACTAACAGCAATGTATTTGTACTGCTCCACTATCCCAATATACTGAGGAAAAATTGCTGAACACTTCCAGAAAGTACATATTGCCCTGTGTATTTTAATGAAGCACAGGTGGATAGTTTAACAGTGTCTGTAATGACATGTAAGCACTTTTTGCAGACATGTTTAAATGATTCGGCATGTGTGGTGCTCCGTTTAGAGTCTTCATATGTACA from Pempheris klunzingeri isolate RE-2024b chromosome 19, fPemKlu1.hap1, whole genome shotgun sequence includes:
- the edf1 gene encoding endothelial differentiation-related factor 1 homolog — translated: MAESDWDTVTVLRKKGPSAAQAKSKQAITSAQRRGESVETTKKWSAGQNKQHLVTKNTAKLDRETEELHHDRVSLEVGKVIQVGRQEKGLTQKDLATKINEKPQIIADYECGRAIPNNQVMGKIERAIGLKLRGKDIGLPVEAKPKKK